Proteins co-encoded in one Arachis hypogaea cultivar Tifrunner chromosome 11, arahy.Tifrunner.gnm2.J5K5, whole genome shotgun sequence genomic window:
- the LOC112720566 gene encoding AT-hook motif nuclear-localized protein 23, which produces MSMAGLDLGTASRFVQNLHRPDLHLQQQHHYQDSQEQQQHTPDRAPAPQFSGEEDDTSQGGGSGSGGGGGFELGSSSGGRRPRGRPPGSKNKPKPPVIITRESANTLRAHILEVASGSDVFDSVATYARRRQRGICILSGSGTVTNVTIRQPAAAGSVVTLQGRFEILSLSGSFLPPPAPPGATSLSIYLAGGQGQVVGGNVVGELIAAGPVIVIASSFTNVAYERLPLDEEEQLQIQPPGSAAAGSQGSAGVGNNAFPDPSSGLPFFNLPLGMQNNNVQLPVDGYSSGPRPPF; this is translated from the coding sequence ATGTCGATGGCTGGTTTGGATTTAGGAACAGCATCACGCTTCGTTCAAAATCTTCACAGACCAGACTTACACCTTCAGCAACAACACCATTACCAAGATtcccaagaacaacaacaacacacACCAGATCGTGCACCTGCACCTCAGTTCTCCGGCGAAGAAGATGATACCAGCCAAGGTGGCGGAAGCGGAAGCGGCGGTGGAGGCGGTTTCGAGCTCGGCTCCAGCTCTGGAGGCCGGCGCCCCCGGGGCCGTCCCCCAGGCTCGAAGAACAAGCCGAAACCGCCAGTCATCATCACAAGAGAGAGTGCCAACACGCTAAGAGCTCACATCCTCGAAGTTGCGAGCGGCTCCGACGTCTTCGACAGCGTCGCTACCTACGCACGGCGGCGCCAGCGCGGGATCTGCATCTTGAGCGGCAGCGGAACCGTCACCAATGTTACTATCCGGCAGCCAGCTGCGGCAGGCTCCGTTGTCACGCTCCAGGGAAGGTTCGAGATCCTGTCGCTCTCCGGCTCCTTCCTCCCGCCGCCTGCTCCGCCCGGTGCCACCAGCCTCAGCATCTACCTCGCTGGCGGCCAGGGACAGGTAGTCGGAGGAAACGTCGTCGGAGAGCTGATCGCTGCGGGGCCAGTGATCGTCATCGCCTCGTCGTTCACGAACGTGGCGTACGAGCGGCTGCCGTTGGACGAGGAGGAGCAGCTCCAGATTCAGCCGCCCGGAAGTGCGGCGGCTGGAAGTCAGGGCTCCGCCGGCGTCGGAAACAACGCTTTTCCAGATCCTTCTTCGGGTTTGCCGTTCTTCAATTTGCCGCTTGGTATGCAGAATAATAATGTTCAATTGCCTGTTGACGGTTACTCTTCAGGTCCACGCCCTCCGTTTTAA